In a single window of the Streptomyces cinnabarinus genome:
- a CDS encoding lysylphosphatidylglycerol synthase transmembrane domain-containing protein, translating to MTAVQLPAPPKARRRLPVRQILCLLPLVLVAVVAVRHRAVLAEGFAHLGSAEWPWLLAAAGATCLTWVAAACCRQGAVVERLPSARLLATQFAAGAANHLLPTGLGASAVNLRFMTVCGLPLARSSAALALYLLAESIGRLALLAALLLAFPDALRLSSLLPEGAMAPLLITVIVAVVVAAAVVMLIRRVRTIVVSFLRTALGEARSVHTRASRAFALWGGAFAFPALQAAGLVAVGQALGLDVPPLHMAVAYLAATVAVALVPTPGGIGSVEAALIVALVAAGGPAAVATAVVLAYRIITVWLPILPGALTLGALVRWKVI from the coding sequence GGTGGCGGTGCGGCACCGGGCCGTGCTCGCCGAGGGGTTCGCGCATCTGGGCAGCGCCGAGTGGCCCTGGCTGCTGGCCGCGGCCGGCGCCACCTGTCTGACGTGGGTGGCGGCGGCCTGCTGCCGCCAGGGTGCGGTGGTCGAACGACTGCCGTCGGCCCGCCTGCTGGCCACACAGTTCGCGGCGGGCGCCGCGAACCACCTCCTGCCGACGGGCCTGGGCGCAAGCGCGGTGAACCTGCGGTTCATGACAGTGTGCGGCCTGCCACTGGCCCGCTCCTCCGCAGCGCTGGCGCTCTACCTCCTGGCCGAGTCCATAGGCCGCCTCGCCCTGCTGGCCGCGCTGCTGCTGGCCTTCCCCGACGCGCTGCGGCTGAGCAGCCTGCTGCCGGAGGGGGCGATGGCCCCACTGCTCATCACGGTGATCGTGGCAGTGGTGGTGGCAGCAGCCGTGGTGATGCTGATCCGTCGCGTCCGCACCATCGTGGTCTCCTTCCTCCGCACCGCCCTCGGTGAGGCCCGCTCGGTGCACACCCGGGCATCGCGGGCGTTCGCCCTGTGGGGCGGCGCGTTCGCCTTCCCGGCGCTTCAGGCGGCCGGACTGGTCGCGGTGGGCCAGGCGCTGGGCCTGGACGTGCCGCCCCTGCACATGGCGGTCGCCTACCTCGCGGCCACGGTCGCGGTCGCGCTGGTCCCCACCCCGGGCGGTATCGGCTCGGTCGAGGCGGCGCTGATCGTGGCGCTGGTGGCGGCGGGCGGTCCGGCGGCCGTGGCGACGGCGGTGGTGCTGGCGTACCGGATCATCACGGTCTGGCTGCCGATCCTGCCGGGGGCGCTGACGCTGGGGGCGCTGGTGCGCTGGAAGGTGATCTGA